One Streptomyces drozdowiczii DNA segment encodes these proteins:
- a CDS encoding FtsX-like permease family protein gives MSLFTGWRAALRIARRDALRAKGRSALVVAMIALPVLGVTAADITYRSAELSPAEELTAEIGSADAVYSDVGLGPIQQMPDGDMYDRASGKEPSEPPKPVDMRAVFPKGVRAISEQSVSATVTTSYGIASTEITEVRTSDRMARGRIALVGGAFPRSPGEVVATEAFLESAGLRVGSDVTVTTSGEKYTITGAVELPADLKAKQLYAEPGAVIAPWAALAKRDKKVPAPQPGETRWLVEGAGEAGIVWQDVLAANKAGALVTSRQVFENPPPESEIPLLRTNPQYANDRSYESDETGAALITVVAMALLEVVLLAGPAFAVGARRSRRQLGLLGTCGGDRSQVRAVVLGGGLVLGGVGAVAGVATGLLLTAVFRPLIEGWAGHRFGSLALHPAELAVIAVLGLVTGLLAAFAPAIVAGRQSVLESLTGRRGVRRGSRVLPITGACVLAVGVLIAVYGGTGGNSTLVAGGSVVAELGLLACIPVIVGLLGRLGRRLPLSPRMALRDAARNRGRTAPAVAAVMAAVAGSVAIATYMSSSLAESDYAYMPMLTKGTIALTAGDSEAAERLPAARAAVEHDMAVTGGRADISRVWAGSDCNAYYEDENGGCGSLSLVKPTGKGHTCPLATKGAKELAARLSADEHRAMMRTPACVDVHNSTGSFSYDSDNIVVGDAALLGTYVKLDDPAAAAALKAGTPVLLNEAYAENGEVTLKAVHTYNAEDKKNRKLHPGPARKTTDRLKVYIAKAEYATTPGIRMILPQPTAERLGLHTQPLGSVYAVAHDPTEAENQRVTAAIDQAGGGLWVQTNSGPNDRGSTILLILTLFAGVVTVGAAAITTGLAKADAEADLTTLSAVGAPPLVRRSLSGFQCLVVALTGVLLGTAAGLVPAVALRLVDLREAMEYMRQQPMESAYTPIVLPWATIGLLAVAVPLLAGGLAALFTRSRVALARRAG, from the coding sequence GTGAGCCTCTTCACGGGGTGGCGCGCCGCCCTCCGGATAGCCCGCCGCGACGCCCTGCGCGCCAAGGGCCGCAGCGCCCTGGTGGTCGCGATGATCGCGCTGCCGGTCCTCGGGGTGACGGCCGCCGACATCACGTACCGCAGCGCGGAGCTGAGCCCGGCCGAGGAGCTGACGGCCGAGATCGGCTCGGCCGACGCGGTCTACAGCGACGTCGGCCTGGGCCCGATCCAGCAGATGCCCGACGGCGACATGTACGACAGGGCGAGCGGCAAGGAGCCCTCCGAGCCGCCGAAGCCGGTCGACATGCGCGCCGTGTTCCCGAAGGGCGTACGGGCGATCAGCGAGCAGTCCGTGTCCGCGACCGTCACCACCTCGTACGGCATCGCGAGCACCGAGATCACCGAGGTCAGGACCTCGGACCGGATGGCCCGTGGGCGGATCGCCCTCGTCGGGGGCGCGTTCCCGCGCTCCCCGGGCGAAGTGGTGGCCACCGAGGCGTTCCTGGAGTCGGCGGGTCTGCGTGTGGGCTCCGACGTCACGGTGACGACCTCCGGCGAGAAGTACACGATCACCGGCGCGGTGGAGCTGCCCGCCGATCTGAAGGCGAAACAGCTGTACGCGGAGCCGGGCGCGGTGATCGCCCCCTGGGCGGCCCTGGCGAAGCGCGACAAGAAGGTGCCGGCGCCCCAGCCCGGCGAGACGCGGTGGCTGGTCGAGGGGGCCGGGGAGGCCGGGATCGTCTGGCAGGACGTGCTGGCCGCCAACAAGGCCGGTGCCCTCGTCACCTCCCGGCAGGTCTTCGAGAACCCGCCGCCGGAATCCGAGATCCCGCTGCTGCGGACGAACCCGCAGTACGCCAACGACCGCAGCTACGAGTCCGACGAGACCGGCGCCGCCCTGATCACCGTCGTCGCGATGGCGCTCCTGGAGGTCGTGCTGCTGGCCGGTCCGGCGTTCGCCGTCGGCGCCCGCCGCTCCCGGCGCCAGCTGGGCCTGCTCGGCACCTGCGGCGGCGACCGGAGCCAGGTCCGCGCGGTGGTCCTCGGCGGCGGTCTCGTCCTCGGCGGCGTCGGCGCGGTCGCCGGTGTCGCGACCGGCCTGCTGCTGACGGCGGTCTTCCGGCCGTTGATCGAGGGCTGGGCCGGTCACCGCTTCGGCTCCCTCGCGCTCCACCCCGCCGAACTCGCGGTCATCGCCGTGCTCGGTCTGGTCACCGGCCTGCTGGCGGCGTTCGCCCCGGCGATCGTGGCCGGCCGGCAGTCCGTCCTGGAGTCGCTGACCGGCCGGCGCGGGGTGCGCCGCGGCTCCCGGGTGCTGCCGATCACCGGCGCCTGCGTGCTCGCGGTCGGTGTGCTCATCGCCGTGTACGGGGGCACCGGCGGCAACTCCACGCTGGTCGCCGGGGGCTCGGTCGTCGCCGAGCTGGGCCTGCTGGCCTGCATCCCGGTGATCGTCGGGCTGCTGGGCCGGCTCGGTCGCAGACTCCCCCTGTCGCCCCGGATGGCGCTGCGGGACGCGGCCCGCAACCGGGGCCGTACCGCTCCGGCGGTGGCCGCCGTGATGGCCGCGGTCGCGGGCTCCGTCGCCATCGCGACGTACATGTCCAGCAGCCTGGCCGAGTCCGACTACGCCTATATGCCGATGCTGACGAAGGGCACGATCGCCCTGACGGCCGGCGACTCCGAGGCCGCCGAGCGGCTTCCGGCGGCCCGTGCCGCCGTCGAGCACGACATGGCGGTGACCGGCGGCCGGGCCGACATCTCCCGGGTCTGGGCGGGCAGCGACTGCAACGCCTACTACGAGGACGAGAACGGCGGCTGCGGCTCCCTCTCGCTGGTCAAGCCGACCGGCAAGGGCCACACCTGCCCGCTCGCCACCAAGGGCGCCAAGGAGCTGGCCGCGCGGCTCTCCGCCGACGAGCACCGCGCGATGATGCGGACCCCCGCCTGCGTGGACGTGCACAACTCCACCGGCTCCTTCAGCTACGACTCCGACAACATCGTCGTCGGTGACGCGGCGCTGCTCGGCACGTACGTGAAGCTGGACGACCCGGCGGCGGCCGCCGCGCTGAAGGCCGGCACCCCGGTCCTGCTCAACGAGGCGTACGCGGAGAACGGCGAGGTCACCCTCAAGGCCGTCCACACCTACAACGCCGAGGACAAGAAGAACCGCAAGCTGCACCCCGGGCCCGCCCGGAAGACGACGGACCGGCTGAAGGTGTACATCGCGAAGGCCGAGTACGCCACGACGCCCGGCATCCGCATGATCCTCCCGCAGCCGACCGCCGAACGGCTCGGCCTGCACACGCAGCCGCTCGGCAGTGTGTACGCCGTCGCCCACGACCCCACCGAAGCGGAGAACCAGCGGGTCACGGCGGCCATCGACCAGGCGGGCGGCGGTCTCTGGGTGCAGACGAACTCCGGGCCCAACGACCGGGGCAGCACGATCCTGCTGATCCTCACCCTGTTCGCCGGGGTGGTCACGGTGGGCGCCGCCGCGATCACGACCGGCCTGGCCAAGGCGGACGCGGAGGCCGACCTCACCACGCTCAGCGCGGTCGGAGCGCCCCCGCTCGTGCGGCGCTCGCTCTCCGGATTCCAGTGTCTGGTGGTGGCGCTGACCGGGGTGCTGCTCGGCACGGCGGCGGGCCTGGTGCCCGCGGTGGCACTGCGGCTGGTCGATCTGCGCGAGGCGATGGAGTACATGCGGCAGCAGCCCATGGAGTCCGCGTACACGCCGATCGTGCTGCCCTGGGCGACCATCGGCCTGCTGGCCGTGGCGGTCCCGCTGCTGGCGGGCGGCCTGGCGGCGCTCTTCACCCGCTCCCGGGTGGCCCTGGCGCGGCGGGCCGGCTGA
- a CDS encoding NAD(P)H-quinone oxidoreductase, whose protein sequence is MHAITIPEPGGPEALVWAEVPDPVPGDGEVLVDVVASAVNRADVLQRQGFYDPPPGASPYPGLECSGRVSALGPGVTGWAVGDEVCALLAGGGYAEKVAVPAGQLLPVPKGLDLVRAAALPEVTATVWSNVFMVAHLRPAETLLVHGGSSGIGTMAIQLAKAVGARVAVTAGSPDKLARCAELGADILIDYHEQDFVEEIRETTAGAGADVILDLMGAKYLDRNVQALAVNGRLAIIGLQGGAKGELNLGMLLNKRAAVTATSLRGRPLAEKAAIVAAVREHVWPLIEEGVVKPVVDRTVPMRDAAEGHRVMESSTHIGKVLLQPPTAA, encoded by the coding sequence ATGCATGCGATCACGATCCCCGAACCCGGTGGCCCCGAGGCGCTCGTCTGGGCCGAGGTGCCCGATCCCGTCCCCGGCGACGGCGAAGTCCTCGTCGACGTCGTGGCCAGCGCGGTCAACCGGGCCGATGTGCTCCAGCGCCAGGGCTTCTACGACCCGCCGCCGGGAGCGTCCCCCTACCCGGGCCTGGAGTGCTCCGGCCGTGTCTCGGCCCTCGGGCCCGGCGTCACCGGCTGGGCCGTCGGCGACGAGGTGTGCGCACTCCTCGCGGGCGGCGGTTACGCGGAGAAGGTCGCCGTCCCGGCGGGCCAGCTCCTCCCCGTACCCAAGGGTCTCGACCTCGTGCGGGCCGCGGCGCTGCCCGAGGTGACGGCCACGGTCTGGTCCAACGTGTTCATGGTGGCCCATCTGCGGCCCGCCGAGACCCTGTTGGTGCACGGCGGGTCCAGCGGCATCGGCACGATGGCGATCCAGCTCGCCAAGGCCGTCGGCGCACGGGTCGCCGTGACGGCCGGCAGCCCCGACAAGCTCGCGCGCTGCGCCGAGCTGGGCGCGGACATCCTCATCGACTACCACGAGCAGGACTTCGTGGAGGAGATCCGCGAGACCACGGCCGGGGCCGGCGCGGACGTCATCCTCGACCTCATGGGCGCGAAGTACCTCGACCGGAACGTGCAGGCGCTCGCCGTCAACGGCCGGCTCGCGATCATCGGCCTCCAGGGCGGCGCCAAGGGCGAGCTGAACCTCGGCATGCTGCTCAACAAGCGGGCGGCCGTCACCGCGACCTCGCTGCGCGGGCGCCCGCTCGCCGAGAAGGCGGCGATCGTCGCGGCCGTCCGCGAGCACGTCTGGCCGCTCATCGAGGAGGGCGTCGTGAAGCCGGTGGTCGACCGGACGGTGCCGATGCGGGACGCGGCCGAGGGCCACCGCGTCATGGAGTCCAGCACCCACATCGGCAAGGTGCTGCTCCAGCCGCCGACGGCCGCCTGA
- a CDS encoding ABC transporter ATP-binding protein, whose product MSPHVPSPSAPPLPVDAPVLELRSLTRTHGTGIAEVQALRGISLSVHAGELVAVMGPSGSGKSTLLTLAGGLDTASGGQVIIEGQDISTLGRKGLAALRRRSVGYVFQDYNLIPALTAAENIALPRELDGVSVRRARKEARAALEEMNLLEIADRFPDEMSGGQQQRVAIARALVGDRRLVLADEPTGALDSETGEAVLALLRNRCDQGAAGVMVTHEPRYAAWADRVVFLRDGSIVDQTLTVGADSLLAAGGAE is encoded by the coding sequence ATGTCCCCGCACGTCCCGTCTCCGTCCGCCCCGCCCCTGCCGGTGGACGCACCGGTGCTCGAACTCCGCTCGCTCACCCGCACCCACGGCACCGGCATCGCCGAGGTGCAGGCGCTGCGCGGCATCAGCCTGTCGGTGCACGCCGGTGAGCTGGTCGCCGTCATGGGCCCGTCCGGCTCCGGCAAGTCCACCCTGCTCACCCTCGCCGGCGGTCTCGACACCGCGAGCGGCGGCCAGGTGATCATCGAGGGCCAGGACATCTCCACGCTCGGCCGCAAGGGCCTCGCCGCCCTGCGCCGCCGCAGCGTCGGCTACGTCTTCCAGGACTACAACCTGATCCCCGCCCTGACCGCCGCCGAGAACATCGCCCTGCCGCGCGAGCTGGACGGCGTCTCGGTCCGCAGGGCCCGCAAGGAGGCCCGCGCCGCGCTGGAGGAGATGAACCTCCTGGAGATCGCGGACCGCTTCCCGGACGAGATGTCCGGCGGCCAGCAGCAGCGCGTCGCCATCGCCCGCGCGCTGGTGGGGGACCGGCGCCTGGTCCTCGCCGACGAGCCGACCGGGGCGCTCGACTCCGAGACCGGCGAGGCCGTCCTCGCGCTCCTGCGCAACCGCTGCGACCAGGGCGCGGCCGGGGTGATGGTCACGCACGAACCGCGGTACGCGGCCTGGGCGGACCGGGTCGTCTTCCTCCGGGACGGTTCCATCGTGGACCAGACGCTGACGGTCGGGGCCGACTCGCTGCTGGCCGCCGGGGGAGCCGAGTGA
- a CDS encoding PadR family transcriptional regulator has protein sequence MSIRHGLLALLERGPRYGSQLRTEFESRTGATWPLNVGQVYTTLSRLERDGLVVQDGEDDQGHALYSISDAGRTELRAWFETPVDRSNPPRDELAIKLAMAVGAPGVDIRAVIQAQRHHTVKAMQDYTRLKARSLAQAPANRDEVAWLLVVEQLIFQAEAEARWLDHCEARLTRLAEAAATEPEPGPPPGPAARSAARPSARSRTRR, from the coding sequence ATGTCGATCCGTCACGGGCTCCTCGCCCTCCTGGAGCGCGGGCCGCGTTACGGCTCCCAGCTCCGCACCGAATTCGAATCGCGCACCGGCGCCACCTGGCCGCTCAACGTCGGGCAGGTGTACACGACGCTGAGCAGGCTGGAGCGCGACGGCCTGGTCGTCCAGGACGGCGAGGACGACCAGGGCCACGCCCTGTACTCGATCAGCGACGCCGGGCGCACCGAGCTGCGCGCCTGGTTCGAGACGCCGGTCGACCGCAGCAACCCGCCCCGTGACGAGCTGGCCATCAAGCTGGCCATGGCGGTCGGGGCGCCCGGCGTCGACATCAGGGCCGTCATCCAGGCCCAGCGCCACCACACGGTGAAGGCGATGCAGGACTACACCCGCCTCAAGGCGCGGTCCCTCGCCCAGGCCCCCGCCAACCGCGACGAGGTGGCCTGGCTGCTCGTCGTGGAGCAGCTGATCTTCCAGGCCGAGGCCGAGGCGCGCTGGCTCGACCACTGCGAGGCCCGGCTGACCCGCCTCGCCGAGGCCGCCGCCACGGAGCCGGAGCCCGGTCCGCCGCCGGGCCCGGCCGCCCGCTCCGCCGCGCGGCCCTCCGCCCGGTCCCGCACGCGCCGCTGA
- a CDS encoding bacterial proteasome activator family protein, whose amino-acid sequence MEMPRNERSQEHPQVLVVGQDGMAIGGGGTDDESREVPVTEMVEQPAKVMRIGSMIKQLLEEVRAAPLDEASRVRLKEIHAGSVKELEDGLAPELVEELERLSLPFTEDSVPSEAELRIAQAQLVGWLEGLFHGIQTALFAQQMAARAQLEQMRRALPPGSGPEEDGGIDPHGPVRSGPYL is encoded by the coding sequence ATGGAGATGCCGAGGAATGAACGGTCGCAGGAGCACCCCCAGGTCCTCGTTGTGGGGCAGGACGGAATGGCGATCGGCGGCGGTGGCACGGACGACGAGTCGCGGGAGGTCCCGGTGACGGAGATGGTCGAGCAGCCCGCGAAGGTCATGCGGATCGGCAGCATGATCAAGCAGCTCCTGGAGGAGGTGAGGGCCGCTCCTCTCGACGAGGCGAGCCGGGTGCGGCTCAAGGAGATCCACGCCGGTTCCGTCAAGGAGCTGGAGGACGGCCTCGCGCCGGAGCTGGTGGAGGAGCTGGAGCGGCTGTCCCTGCCGTTCACCGAGGACTCGGTCCCCTCCGAGGCGGAGCTGCGGATCGCCCAGGCCCAGCTGGTGGGCTGGCTGGAGGGCCTGTTCCACGGCATCCAGACCGCGCTGTTCGCCCAGCAGATGGCGGCCCGCGCCCAGCTGGAGCAGATGCGCCGCGCCCTGCCGCCCGGCAGCGGCCCGGAGGAGGACGGCGGAATCGACCCGCACGGCCCGGTCCGCTCGGGGCCGTACCTGTAA